The Primulina eburnea isolate SZY01 chromosome 8, ASM2296580v1, whole genome shotgun sequence genome contains a region encoding:
- the LOC140838024 gene encoding putative receptor protein kinase ZmPK1 — protein MKFYFLFVLQLQFLARTISDSEIQIGNQVTLAIPTEYTKGFTGRAFLIETEQMPPKFRAAINVEAVDEKYSCSLDVFLADVRVWSSGHLSRFYTTEKCVLELTKDGDLRLKGQKERVGWRSGTSGQGVERLYLLRTGNLVLVDAGNFIKWQTFNFPTDIMLWGQRLSSETRLTSFPRNSTQFYSFEIQYNKIALYINFDKWKYSYWELRPPGEQNITHLQLTSNGLVIFGGRQKIGRIASTSPEPPRFLALGGSTGNLGIYYYSSEKGKFEASFQAINSTCDLPLACKPYSICTSSGSCSRINIQESLDDLCGRRGTEMMELQGVASVLNGGVYQANVTKEECSNLCLDDCTCSATQYAIADDDSRRGQCSLYRMARGIKKIENRRRVIYMVKVGAGTRDGHGKNSRLKKWMVILIVVVDGFILFVVLGGLGYCVLRKRRKASRQANN, from the exons atgaaattttattttctttttgtaCTCCAACTACAATTTCTAGCACGGACTATTTCTGATTCAGAAATTCAAATTGGGAACCAGGTGACACTGGCCATTCCCACTGAATACACAAAGGGATTCACAGGAAGAGCTTTTCTAATTGAAACAGAGCAAATGCCACCCAAGTTCCGAGCAGCCATCAATGTGGAAGCTGTCGATGAAAAGTACTCATGTTCGCTCGACGTCTTTCTTGCGGATGTCAGAGTTTGGAGCTCAGGCCATTTATCGAGATTCTATACCACGGAAAAATGCGTGCTTGAGCTCACGAAAGATGGAGACTTGAGATTGAAGGGTCAGAAGGAAAGAGTTGGATGGAGGAGTGGAACTTCGGGACAAGGAGTCGAG AGACTATACTTGCTAAGAACTGGAAATCTTGTTCTGGTGGATGCTGGAAACTTCATAAAATGGCAGACTTTCAATTTTCCTACTGATATTATGTTGTGGGGGCAGAGACTAAGTTCGGAGACTCGATTGACTTCATTTCCCAGAAACTCAACTCAGTTTTATTCATTTGAAATTCAATACAACAAGATTGCATTGTACATAAATTTTGATAAGTGGAAGTATTCTTACTGGGAACTCAGGCCTCCCGGTGAGCAAAACATCACTCATTTGCAGCTGACATCAAATGGGCTGGTGATATTCGGTGGGAGACAAAAAATAGGACGCATTGCATCTACAAGTCCCGAGCCTCCAAGATTTTTAGCATTGGGAGGCAGCACTGGTAATCTAGGAATATACTATTACTCAAGTGAAAAGGGGAAGTTCGAGGCTTCATTTCAAGCAATTAACTCAACTTGTGATCTTCCTTTGGCATGCAAACCTTACAGTATTTGCACTTCATCTGGTTCGTGCTCGCGCATCAACATTCAAGAAAGTTTGGATGATTTGTGTGGCAGGAGGGGAACGGAGATGATGGAGTTACAAGGTGTGGCAAGTGTACTGAATGGTGGTGTTTACCAAGCTAATGTGACTAAAGAAGAATGTTCAAATTTGTGCTTGGACGATTGTACTTGTTCTGCAACACAATATGCAATAGCCGATGACGATTCGCGTAGGGGACAATGCTCCTTATATAGAATGGCTAGGGGGATCAAGAAAATCGAGAACAGAAGGAGAGTCATCTATATGGTGAAGGTGGGTGCAGGAACAAGAGATGGGCATGGCAAGAATTCTAGATTGAAGAAATGGATGGTAATATTGATAGTAGTGGTTGATGGATTCATTCTTTTTGTTGTATTGGGAGGACTTGGATACTGCGTCCTTCGGAAGAGGCGCAAGGCTTCCCGCCAAGCTAATAACTAG
- the LOC140839939 gene encoding uncharacterized protein: MNEQMEISSGTTAAIVLYLLALIFASSRSIHVAALAGAEMENHHVVNVTPTALVESIPSDGVVRCARVPISGMSRIKLGNYSSARRVNVIPSNGIPEKLHGKIQICLHSNSSLELCHCGKDNWESIQNGIWSSVISPYQDKYIDVKFSNNLYGSVVVSVKIEFHRWRLLCLAIGFILLLLASIVSSWVPFYYGSSMAIGICLVVIIILFQGMKLLPTGRKNALYSTICGLALGAGSFLLNRLSAFVNSTLVNFGFSEEMHNPVLVFLAVGIVLAGAGFGYWLVRKFVVSEEGSVDVGVAQFVKWALRVIAVTFIFQSTLDTPLAMGLLVSFMVIYLSFTFMKWDSLWNHTYSWNGSLKGWKSGRVIKKHKRTEFLSRPGAKHSQGTIWESPRSVSPLLKSPLKGTPTSTGFVRDPSTYYSTFHKTPNRKKFSEEEWKDFTEASTRQAMAEWASSPEFTEWMMKNADRIQLHHGDSSEESIGSGSDSTDDIMAESSSRRGLLKWQPRG, encoded by the exons ATGAACGAACAAATGGAGATTTCTTCTGGTACAACTGCAGCTATTGTGTTGTACCTTCTGGCGCTGATCTTTGCCTCCTCACGCTCCATTCATGTGGCAGCACTCGCTG GTGCTGAGATGGAAAATCATCATGTAGTAAATGTGACTCCGACTGCGCTTGTGGAATCCATTCCATCTGATGGTGTAGTACGGTGTGCACGTGTTCCCATTTCTGGGATGTcaagaataaaacttgggaaTTATTCCAGCGCACGCCGGGTCAACGTGATTCCTTCCAATGGAATTCCGGAGAAATTGCATGGCAAAATTCAGATTTGTTTGCACAG CAACTCTTCACTTGAATTGTGCCATTGTGGGAAGGATAACTGGGAAAGTATACAAAATGGGATATGGAGCTCTGTTATTTCCCCTTACCAAGATAAATACATCGATGTTAAGTTTTCCAATAACTTGTATGGTTCTGTGGTTGTCAGTGTTAAAATAG AATTTCACAGATGGCGTTTACTTTGCCTGGCTATTGGTTTTATTTTACTGCTGTTGGCCTCAATTGTTAGCAGCTGGGTTCCTTTTTACTATGGCAGTTCAATGGCCATTGGAATCTGCCTTGTAGTCATAATTATTCTCTTCCAG GGAATGAAATTGTTGCCAACTGGCCGGAAAAATGCTCTCTATAGCACGATTTGTGGTTTAGCG CTTGGCGCTGGATCATTTCTGCTGAATAGATTATCAGCGTTTGTCAACTCAACTCTTGTCAATTTTGGATTCAGTGAAGAGATGCACAATCCT GTGCTTGTGTTCTTGGCAGTTGGAATTGTACTTGCTGGAGCTGGTTTTGGATATTGGCTTGTTCGGAAATTTGTTGTTTCTGAAGAAGGAAGTGTTGATGTTGGTGTTGCCCAATTTGTGAAATGGGCATTGCGCGTAATTGCAGTGACTTTTATCTTTCAG AGCACTCTTGATACCCCTTTGGCAATGGGACTGCTTGTTTCTTTTATGGTGATATACTTGTCTTTCACTTTCATGAAGTGGGACAGCCTCTG GAATCATACATATTCTTGGAATGGGAGTCTGAAGGGATGGAAAAGTGGAAGGGTGATTAAGAAACATAAGCGAACTGAATTCTTAAGTAGGCCTGGGGCTAAGCATTCTCAAGGTACTATATGGGAAAGCCCCAGGAGCGTGTCTCCACTGTTGAAATCTCCTTTGAAAG GTACTCCTACATCTACCGGCTTTGTAAGAGATCCGTCAACATATTATTCAACCTTCCACAAGACTCCCAACAGAAAGAAATTTTCGGAGGAAGAGTGGAAGGACTTCACAGAGGCATCCACTCGTCAGGCAATGGCAGAGTGGGCATCATCTCCTGAATTTACGGAATGGATGATGAAGAATGCTGATAGGATACAACTCCACCATGGAGATAGCTCTGAAGAATCGATTGGAAGCGGGTCAGATTCGACTGATGATATCATGGCAGAGAGCAGCAGCAGGAGAGGTCTATTGAAATGGCAACCACGTGGTTAG